The Mesorhizobium loti DNA segment TCGTCTCCAGGCTGGCAAAGCCCTGCGGCGCGTCGCCCTCGTCGAACGGCGTCGTCACCTCGACGAATGTGTCGGGATAGAAGCCGTTGAAGCGCGTGCGTAGCGACAGCGAATAGGCGCCGATATGGCCGATCTCGATCCAGTCGCCAGTGTCCACGGTCTCCGGCAGCCAGAACGGCCTGGACAGGATGTCGACGGAATCGCAGGTCGCGCCGCAGACCTTGAACGGCATGATGTTCTTTTCATCGCCATTGCGGGTCCTGATCGCCGGATCGGGAATAAAGCGCGCCGGCAGCGTGATCTTGCCGGTCCATGAATCCGACAGCGACGCCCAGATGCCGTCATTGATGTAGAGCCGCTTGCCCTTGCGCAGCAGCACGCGCACGATCAGCGACAGGCAGCGCGCCACGATCACCCTGCCCGGCTCGGCCACCAGCGGCATCTGGTCGAACTGATATTCTTTCAGGTCTCCGGAAAACCGCGACATGATCTGGCCGAGCGATGGCATCTCGATCAGCTTGCGGTTGGGATCGTGCCCGTATTCCGCCGGAAAGCCGCCGCCGACATCGAGCCCGGCAATATCGAAGGTCAGCCGGTTGCGCACCCAGTCGGCCGAGGCCAGCGCCCGCTCATAGGTGTCGGGATCCTCGATCTGGCTGCCGACATGGAAACATAGGCCGACCTTGTAGCCGGTGCGGTTCAGCCGCTCGGCGAGTTCGACCGCATAGGCCGGCCCGGCGCCGAACTTCTTCGACAGTTCGTAAGCCGCCGACCCTTTCGTCTGGATGCGCACGAACACGCTGATCGAGCCCGGGTCGATGTCGAGTGCCCGCACCACCCGCGTCAGCTTGGTGATCTCGTCCTCATGGTCGAGCGAGATGACCCGGATGCCGTATTTCTCCAGCGCCAGCTTGATGTCGGACTGTGCCTTGACCGGGTGCATGTAGAGCATCTCGGCATCGGGGGAGACCGCCCGCACGGCGGCGAATTCGCCAGGCGAAGCGACGTCGAAGGCGGTGACGCCGGCCTCGACCAAGGTCTTCAGCACGATCTGCTCGCCGTTGGTTTTGACCGCATAGGCGGTCTTGCCGGGGAACATGCCCATGAACTGCCTGGCATCGGCCTTCAGCACCTGCGGGCGGAAGCAATAGACCGGATCGTCCGGACGAAGCGCCAGTGCCGCCTCGCGGGCATTCTCGAATCGCTGCATTGACGAATCCTCGATCTCGGCTGCGCACAATTAATCCAAGCTAGCGACTAATGAAAACAATTCTGTGTCTCGCGGCACTCACGCAGCGGCTCTAGTTTTTGGCAGCATCGTTTGCCAGCGATCAGGTTTCGGGTGGCCCTTGTCGCCGAACCGGATATGCCCTGTGTCTGACCGACTGGTATTCGGACCGTCTTGGGGAGGACGATAGACATGGCAATAGCCGCGACATCCGCACCACGCGGACCGATGACGCTCACCGACTGGGGGCAATTGCTGCTGCTTGGCGCGATCTGGGGCGGCTCGTTCTTCTTTGCCCGCATCGCGGTGGCGGAACTCCACCCGCTGGTGCTGGTGATGTTTCGCGTCGCCATCGCGGCAATCGCGCTGCAGCTGTACCTGGCCATTCGCGGCCCGTCTTTCCGCCTCGCCTTTCCGCATGCCGGCCTGTTCTTCCTGCTGGCCTTCACCAACAATGTCGTGCCCTTCTCGCTGATCTTCGC contains these protein-coding regions:
- a CDS encoding ornithine decarboxylase, translating into MQRFENAREAALALRPDDPVYCFRPQVLKADARQFMGMFPGKTAYAVKTNGEQIVLKTLVEAGVTAFDVASPGEFAAVRAVSPDAEMLYMHPVKAQSDIKLALEKYGIRVISLDHEDEITKLTRVVRALDIDPGSISVFVRIQTKGSAAYELSKKFGAGPAYAVELAERLNRTGYKVGLCFHVGSQIEDPDTYERALASADWVRNRLTFDIAGLDVGGGFPAEYGHDPNRKLIEMPSLGQIMSRFSGDLKEYQFDQMPLVAEPGRVIVARCLSLIVRVLLRKGKRLYINDGIWASLSDSWTGKITLPARFIPDPAIRTRNGDEKNIMPFKVCGATCDSVDILSRPFWLPETVDTGDWIEIGHIGAYSLSLRTRFNGFYPDTFVEVTTPFDEGDAPQGFASLETMAD